One genomic window of Kaistia geumhonensis includes the following:
- a CDS encoding diguanylate cyclase domain-containing protein has product MYITGADTIAGGLAGTASGAPEFLALCRMARCRFDVAAVSVCCADGQRGAIDVASESGLDGWRFGATLEGRPDASGSPIVCEDVSADPDLARWAATVGRPDLRFFASFPFGAGGEGRLALFDATPRGLAESEREELAGIAALAGTMLALSRRAEAAETREALYRLLTEASTDTIVRGTLDGIRVYVSPSIKELLGYEPEEVIGRRAIELVHPDDIEPFAAMMRQVREGTISRGRSEMRQRHKDGSWVWMEAHLRVTCDPVTGQPDGYVTSVRGVGDRKAIEAELARRADHDDLTGLPNRKLFRERLLQAVDDLERGGPPFALLWMDLDHFKWVNDRYGHPAGDAVLVEAAARFRSVVREDDIVARVGGDEFVAIRRLGHAPDEAEELGSRLIAAMAPPFRFGTNEVTVGLSVGVALACRAGSDADAILAEADAALYRAKSAGRNRLCGPG; this is encoded by the coding sequence ATGTACATTACAGGAGCAGACACCATCGCGGGTGGCCTGGCCGGGACTGCGTCGGGCGCTCCGGAGTTCCTCGCGCTCTGCCGGATGGCACGGTGCCGCTTCGATGTCGCGGCCGTTTCGGTCTGCTGCGCCGACGGGCAGAGGGGCGCCATCGATGTCGCGAGCGAGAGCGGGCTCGACGGGTGGCGGTTCGGAGCGACGCTCGAGGGCCGGCCGGATGCGTCCGGCTCGCCGATCGTCTGCGAGGATGTCTCCGCCGATCCGGATCTGGCGCGATGGGCGGCTACCGTCGGACGGCCGGACTTGCGCTTCTTCGCCAGCTTTCCGTTCGGAGCCGGAGGCGAGGGGCGGCTCGCCCTTTTCGACGCGACGCCGCGCGGCCTTGCCGAGAGCGAGCGCGAAGAGCTCGCCGGCATCGCGGCGCTCGCCGGCACGATGCTGGCCCTCTCCCGCCGCGCCGAGGCCGCCGAGACGCGCGAGGCGCTGTACCGCCTCCTCACCGAAGCCTCGACCGACACGATCGTCCGCGGCACGCTGGACGGCATCCGGGTCTATGTGTCGCCCTCGATCAAGGAACTGCTCGGCTACGAGCCGGAGGAGGTGATCGGGCGGCGGGCAATCGAGCTGGTTCATCCCGATGATATCGAGCCGTTCGCGGCGATGATGCGGCAGGTGCGCGAGGGCACGATCAGCCGGGGGCGCAGCGAGATGCGGCAGCGTCACAAGGACGGCTCCTGGGTCTGGATGGAGGCTCATCTGCGCGTGACCTGCGATCCGGTCACCGGCCAGCCCGACGGCTATGTGACGTCGGTGCGGGGCGTGGGAGACCGGAAGGCGATCGAGGCGGAGCTCGCGCGGCGCGCCGATCACGACGATCTGACGGGCCTTCCGAACCGCAAGCTCTTCCGCGAGCGCCTGCTCCAGGCCGTCGACGACCTCGAACGCGGCGGGCCGCCCTTCGCGCTGCTCTGGATGGACCTCGACCACTTCAAGTGGGTCAATGACCGATACGGCCACCCGGCCGGCGATGCCGTGCTCGTCGAGGCCGCGGCCCGCTTCCGCAGCGTGGTCCGCGAGGACGACATCGTCGCGCGGGTGGGCGGTGACGAGTTCGTGGCGATCCGCCGCCTCGGCCATGCTCCCGACGAGGCGGAGGAACTCGGAAGCCGGCTCATTGCGGCGATGGCGCCGCCGTTCCGGTTCGGGACGAACGAGGTCACGGTCGGGCTTTCCGTCGGCGTCGCGCTCGCATGCCGTGCCGGAAGCGATGCCGACGCCATCCTCGCGGAGGCGGATGCGGCGCTCTACCGGGCGAAATCGGCGGGCCGAAACCGTCTGTGCGGGCCCGGATAG